From Anopheles darlingi chromosome 2, idAnoDarlMG_H_01, whole genome shotgun sequence, the proteins below share one genomic window:
- the LOC125951377 gene encoding methyltransferase-like protein 17, mitochondrial yields MGYILGSLRTRCERLLNPLCNQLPLILSQVQYTTKIKCDLDGITAQAVSEEGLKPRKHRGRIRCNNTALPSEIHEAILKCSKDYPLKSLITDGQRLSNCIRSRHWLPTDAPANRGKLPAGEQRVPSSARRQQSSVFDMHDEYSCLTQLVGRADAEYAVLQRIFTEINQRDPDLRPRSFLDFGAGVGTGTWAAAQIWREHLFEILSVDKSRHMNDLAELMLRQGDPNRAMMLRNVFYRQFLPASPDRKYDIVMSAFSLFDQPSRRKLYELVDQLYATFDRYLIFVEQGTNAGFRLLDGIRNHIRRAHQTSDAHLFAPCPHSSVCPRVVLDDGTPCNFEATYTRSFPSSDGKQFGTILYSYLVYRKNPPDSAQGFPRLVRPTAVRSRHCVCHVCAADGKLHDATFTTTKHGQTIHRCAKASRWGDLLPMQVQWTDDKTLTAEEHLPSDDEK; encoded by the exons ATGGGGTACATCTTGGGGTCTCTACGGACCCGCTGTGAACGACTGTTGAACCCCCTGTGCAACCAGCTACCGCTCATACTGAGCCAGGTGCAGTACACGACCAAAATCAAATGTGACCTCGACGGTATCACGGCACAGGCCGTCAGTGAAGAGGGACTAAAACCACGCAAACACCGCGGCCGGATCAGGTGCAACAACACGGCCTTACCGTCCGAGATTCACGAAGCGATTTTGAAGTGTTCCAAAGATTATCCACTCAAAAGCCTTATCACCGATGGACAGCGACTATCAAACTGCATACGCTCCCGCCACTGGCTGCCGACCGATGCTCCGGCCAACCGAGGCAAACTTCCAGCGGGCGAGCAACGTGTTCCGAGCAGTGCACGACGGCAGCAATCATCCGTCTTCGATATGCACGATGAGTACAGCTGCCTGACACAGCTAGTTGGCCGTGCCGATGCGGAATATGCAGTATTGCAGCGTATTTTCACGGAGATTAACCAGCGAGATCCAGACCTGAGGCCGCGCAGCTTTCTCGACTTTGGAGCCGGCGTGGGTACGGGCACCTGGGCGGCGGCACAGATTTGGCGAGAGCATCTGTTTGAGATACTGTCCGTTGATAAATCGCGCCACATGAACGATCTGGCCGAGCTGATGCTTCGCCAGGGTGATCCTAATCGGGCCATGATGTTGCGGAACGTGTTCTACCGACAGTTTCTTCCGGCTAGCCCCGATCGGAAGTACGACATCGTGATGAGCGCTTTCAGCCTGTTCGATCAGCCATCTCGAAGAAAACTATATGAATTGGTCGATCAGCTGTACGCTACCTTCGATCGCTATCTCATCTTTGTCGAGCAAGGAACGAATGCGGGCTTCCGGTTGCTCGATGGCATCCGCAACCATATTCGTCGCGCGCATCAGACGAGTGATGCTCATCTGTTTGCACCG TGTCCGCACAGTTCCGTATGTCCACGAGTTGTTCTAGATGACGGAACACCATGTAACTTTGAGGCAACCTACACACGCAGCTTTCCATCATCGGATGGGAAACAGTTCGGCACTATACTCTACTCGTACTTGGTTTACCGGAAAAACCCTCCGGACAGTGCGCAGGGCTTTCCACGGTTGGTACGGCCGACGGCTGTGCGCTCCAGGCATTGTGTCTGTCACGTGTGTGCCGCCGATGGGAAGCTACACGATGCAACCTTCACCACGACAAAGCATGGCCA GACGATTCATCGGTGTGCAAAGGCTAGCCGCTGGGGTGATCTATTGCCCATGCAAGTGCAATGGACCGATGACAAAACCCTGACGGCAGAGGAACATCTGCCATCGGAtgatgaaaagtga
- the LOC125951397 gene encoding uncharacterized protein LOC125951397, whose product MNQQEGKQLPTFSANPLFGPSSPCKCNNGLCSCCLGMFSMNGCANITYIPEDFAFEFRMIFNNRVMTKRRISGKNPAPICVHPPRFDFIEVCANIYDVYFVGRNMHMCMEMNGNFEGYELFSRSFNCLRIGDKGVKFMKPGETIGGSVNPSLEAEIDSGDDIEDYDEAVV is encoded by the exons ATGAATCAACAGGAAGGGAAGCAACTGCCCACTTTTTCCGCGAACCCACTGTTCGGTCCATCGAGTCCGTGCAAATGCAACAACGGATTGTGCAGCTGTTGCCTCG GCATGTTCAGCATGAACGGATGCGCCAACATCACCTACATTCCGGAAGACTTTGCGTTTGAGTTTCGCATGATCTTCAACAACCGCGTGATGACGAAGCGCCGGATCAGTGGCAAAAATCCGGCGCCGATCTGTGTGCATCCACCACGGTTCGATTTCATCGAGGTGTGCGCCAACATCTACGATGTCTACTTCGTCGGTCGGAACATGCACATGTGTATGGAAATGAATGGCAATTTCGAGGGATATGAACTGTTCTCGCG CTCCTTCAACTGTCTACGGATAGGTGATAAGGGAGTGAAGTTCATGAAGCCAGGCGAGACGATCGGTGGTTCAGTGAATCCTTCGCTCGAGGCAGAGATCGACTCCGGGGACGATATCGAGGACTACGATGAAGCGGTTGTATGA